The Longimicrobiaceae bacterium region TCGTACACCACCCGCATGCGGGCGTCGTGGACGTAGAAGGCCTCGTACCCGGGGTAGAGCTTGAGCCCCTTGATGCGCCCGGTGCGGAGCAGGATGCGCAGGTTGGCCAGGTCCGAGGAGCGGTAGTCGTAGTAGCTCACCCCCGCCACCACCCCGATGCGCGGGTCGTCTCCCACCACCGTGAGCACCTCGTCCACCGACGGCCGGTGCTCCGTGACCTTGTACGAGGTGAGCACCAGCGCGTAGTCCACGCCGTGCTGGTCCATCTCCGCCCGGAGGGCCCGGTACCGCTCCTCGAGGGTGGTCGGCGACGACTCGTCGTAGCCGTTCAGGTGGGTGTGGCAGTCGATGATCACCGTGCGTCTCCGCCTTCCGTTTCGTAGCTTGCGCGTGCTTCCGCTCCCCGGGGCAAGCAGGGATCGTACCGCCGGGCACGGTTCCTGACGGCAGCGGGGCGGCCGGGGCGACCCGGACCCGAGCGAATCCCGGAACCGACGACCTGCCGTGACCGACGACGAAGCGATGAACCCGCTCCTTTCCGAGGGCCTCCCCATCCCCTTCCACCGGATCCGCGCGGAGCACGTGGTGCCCGCGGTGCGCGAGGCGCTCGCCGCGGCGGAGCGCGAGGTGGAGGCGATCGTCGCCGAGCCCGGCGAGCGCACCTGGGACAACACCCTGGGACGGCTGGACGCCATGGAGGAGCGGCTGGACCACGTCACCCACCCGGTGTCGCACCTGCTGGCCGTGATGAACACGCCGGAGCTGCGCGAGGCGTACCAGGAGGTGCTCCCGGAGCTCGCCGCCTTCTACGCCCGGCTCCCCCTGAACGCCGGCCTCTGGGCGGCGGTCCGGGAGCTGGCCGCCTCGCCGGAGGCGGCGGCGCTCACGGGGGTGCGGCGCCGCCACCTGGACAAGACGGTGCGCGAGTTCGAGCGCGCGGGCGCCGACCTCCCCCCGGAGGCCAAGGCGCGGGTGGAAGCGGTCCGGGTGGAGCTGTCGCGCCTGCAGACGGAGTTCTCCAACCACGTGCTGGACGCCACCAACGCCTTCGAGATGGTGGTGACGGACCCGGACGACCTGCGGGGGCTCCCCCCCTCCGCCGTGGCGCAGGCCCGCGCCGCGGCCGAGGCCCGGGGGGTGGAGGGGTGGCGCTTCACGCTGCACCTCCCCTCGTACCAGCCGTTCATGGAGTACGCGGAGAACCGGGCGCTGCGGGAGCGGATGTACCGGGCGTACACCAGCCGCGCCAGCGCCGAGCCGCACGACAACCGCCCCCTCATCGCCCGGATCCTGGAGCTGCGCCGCGAGCTGGCGGCCCTGCTGGGCTACCGCGACTTCGCCGACTACCGCCTGGAAGACAGCATGGCCAGGTCGGGGGAGCGGGCGCTGGACTTCGAGGAGGACCTCACCGCGCGCACCCGGCCGTACTGGGAGCGGGAGATGGAGGCGCTGGCGGAGTTCGCGCGGGAGGAGCTGGGGATCCCGGAGCTGGAGCCCTGGGACACGCTGTTCGCGTCGGAGCGGATGCGCCGCGCCCGCTACGACCTGGACCAGGAGGAGCTGCGCCCCTACTTCCCGCTGGAGGGGGTGCTGGGCGGCCTCTTCGAGGTGGCGCGCCGCCTCTTCGGCGTGCGGGTGACCGAGCGCGAGGTCCCGGAGGTGTGGCACCCGGAGGTGCGCTTCTACGACGTGCATGACGAGGAGGGGAAGCTGCTGGGGGGCTTCTACGCGGACTGGTTCCCGCGCGAGACCAAGCGGCAGGGCGCGTGGATGAGCGGGCTGGTGACCGGCGGGCCCACGGAGGAGGGGTGGATGCCGCACCTGGCGTCGCTCGCCGGGAACGTGTCGCCGCCGGAGGGGGGGCGCCCCGCGCTCCTGACCCACAACGAGGTGCAGACCGTCTTCCACGAGTTCGGGCACCTGCTGCACCACGTCCTCTCGCGGGTGGAGGTGCGGGCGCGGGGCGGGACCAGCGTGGCGCGCGACTGGGTGGAGCTCCC contains the following coding sequences:
- a CDS encoding M3 family metallopeptidase; this encodes MTDDEAMNPLLSEGLPIPFHRIRAEHVVPAVREALAAAEREVEAIVAEPGERTWDNTLGRLDAMEERLDHVTHPVSHLLAVMNTPELREAYQEVLPELAAFYARLPLNAGLWAAVRELAASPEAAALTGVRRRHLDKTVREFERAGADLPPEAKARVEAVRVELSRLQTEFSNHVLDATNAFEMVVTDPDDLRGLPPSAVAQARAAAEARGVEGWRFTLHLPSYQPFMEYAENRALRERMYRAYTSRASAEPHDNRPLIARILELRRELAALLGYRDFADYRLEDSMARSGERALDFEEDLTARTRPYWEREMEALAEFAREELGIPELEPWDTLFASERMRRARYDLDQEELRPYFPLEGVLGGLFEVARRLFGVRVTEREVPEVWHPEVRFYDVHDEEGKLLGGFYADWFPRETKRQGAWMSGLVTGGPTEEGWMPHLASLAGNVSPPEGGRPALLTHNEVQTVFHEFGHLLHHVLSRVEVRARGGTSVARDWVELPSQIMENWTWEREALDLFARHWETGEPIPEPLYRKMLAARNHMAATFQMRQLSYGTMDLSLHARYEPARDGDAVAYAQEVLGRFAYRPDFARNHFVAGFTHVFAGGYAAAYYSYLWAEVLDSDAFSRFQREGLFNRETGRAFVEAVLSRGDAADPGELFRDFMGRDPDPAALLRRNLGEGGPGHHEGAAGEAPPAA